One segment of Fimbriimonadales bacterium DNA contains the following:
- a CDS encoding RHS repeat-associated core domain-containing protein, whose protein sequence is MRDNITVTEMDSSGTSSFMLAGTDVVSPVLTVTKGGTTTSYTPGLSERNIATQVSRFYHADLKNDVQQTNTSQSFDGTKRYDAFGNGVSETGSWSGPFGYGGAFGYQTDSDSGLLLLGHRYYDPSIGRFLSNDPIGDGANWYVYCENNPAKYTDPLGLWKAVIIIGEHSWWEKLVIGIALAKFKRWLRGKGATKIIVLRNPTPEQIVDVLSDDTVEGCVFIGHGPPDDVSGAWLTCRDGYPFGVVQIGQIKQRRRTKMRLFLAYSCNSSRLGNALLDIAVEVYTYEGGASWVDLLYIPKPKTSSGVGFAPKSWEIGGGSFALGGTLKLGY, encoded by the coding sequence ATGCGAGATAATATCACGGTGACCGAGATGGATTCGTCTGGGACGTCTTCGTTCATGCTTGCGGGGACGGATGTGGTTTCTCCTGTTCTTACGGTCACGAAGGGGGGGACGACAACGAGTTACACCCCAGGTCTTTCGGAGCGGAATATCGCGACGCAAGTTTCCCGCTTTTATCATGCGGACTTGAAGAACGACGTTCAGCAGACGAACACCTCGCAAAGTTTCGATGGGACGAAGCGATACGATGCTTTCGGGAATGGGGTATCCGAGACGGGAAGTTGGAGCGGACCTTTCGGATACGGGGGGGCATTCGGTTATCAGACGGATTCGGATTCCGGGTTGCTGTTGTTGGGTCATCGCTACTACGACCCGAGCATCGGACGATTTTTATCGAACGACCCGATAGGCGATGGTGCGAATTGGTATGTGTATTGTGAGAATAATCCTGCTAAGTATACAGATCCACTTGGTTTGTGGAAAGCTGTAATTATTATAGGAGAACATTCTTGGTGGGAGAAGTTAGTAATAGGAATTGCACTTGCAAAATTTAAAAGGTGGCTAAGAGGTAAAGGTGCTACTAAGATAATAGTGTTACGAAATCCAACGCCTGAACAAATCGTTGATGTTTTGAGTGATGATACTGTAGAAGGCTGCGTATTTATAGGGCATGGCCCACCAGACGACGTGTCTGGCGCATGGCTGACGTGTAGGGATGGCTATCCGTTCGGTGTAGTTCAAATTGGACAGATTAAACAAAGGCGTAGAACAAAAATGCGTTTATTCTTGGCATACTCTTGCAACAGTAGCCGATTGGGAAATGCACTTTTAGATATTGCGGTAGAAGTTTATACGTATGAAGGCGGTGCTAGCTGGGTTGATCTTTTGTACATTCCTAAACCAAAGACGTCATCGGGCGTTGGGTTCGCACCTAAATCTTGGGAAATCGGTGGCGGCTCGTTTGCATTGGGTGGAACATTAAAGTTAGGGTATTGA
- the rpmH gene encoding 50S ribosomal protein L34: MKRTFQPNKRRRKKTHGFRVRMRTTDGQNVIKRRRKKGRYRLTP, translated from the coding sequence ATGAAACGGACCTTTCAGCCCAATAAGCGCCGCCGGAAGAAGACCCATGGCTTTCGGGTGCGTATGCGCACCACCGACGGGCAGAACGTCATAAAACGGCGCCGAAAAAAGGGTCGCTACCGACTCACCCCGTGA
- the rnpA gene encoding ribonuclease P protein component: MKSRTLKKRQEFERLFQQGKVFDTPYLRVLWLPGEGRFAVIPVRAIGSIARRNTIKRRWREALRTMLQEVPSNRDMLFLIKKSGENLRGEHLREALRAILNQLRN, translated from the coding sequence GTGAAGTCGCGCACGCTCAAAAAGCGCCAAGAATTCGAACGTCTCTTTCAGCAAGGAAAGGTTTTCGATACTCCCTACCTCCGGGTCCTTTGGCTTCCTGGGGAGGGGCGATTTGCAGTCATTCCGGTACGAGCGATAGGAAGCATAGCCAGGAGAAACACCATCAAGCGAAGGTGGCGCGAAGCGCTGAGAACGATGCTCCAGGAGGTTCCCTCGAATCGGGACATGCTTTTCCTCATCAAGAAATCAGGCGAAAACCTTCGAGGAGAGCACCTTAGAGAGGCGTTGCGTGCCATACTTAACCAACTTAGAAATTGA